Proteins found in one Crassostrea angulata isolate pt1a10 chromosome 3, ASM2561291v2, whole genome shotgun sequence genomic segment:
- the LOC128177254 gene encoding uncharacterized protein LOC128177254 → MAEAAPVNSDGTASTSTVTNAQCDLCFSEFLVNWACHDCAQKLCDSCQTLHSRSNASKQHGIWLLREDKDDEMESGSDAIDIDDIELHICRIHEEQVCELYCNLCDMFVCHICVRSIHKTHNITDIGESAEQKFNRLSKRFEHLERYELEKARKMIENLEQNKVEYVSSVALKKELIKERNDKMKFELDNLTDKMLKELETKEEVDLQFINRKQFKLQNLSTKVSEAIHFCRNNLSNKGGISLLDACAEAERKIEKLRLPSAENGPERINPPEFVPGKQDEEIETVFGILEYEPTPVLTRRRTTVAFPLNIKAQVIASFAQKARNGIYSICTTGNGNAMIGTEERIVQVVTITGKVLASIKVDITPYNIACSKLGKDLYMSTWNMEIKKLKNGSFTRFIDTSPFHAQGLCVNEDGEILACLYHKEDQFGKIVRYDSAGKSLQQICSDERRRLMFQNPVKVAASVTRDIVVVDMAKKCVIAVGADGQRKFTYKGVNAVKFEPKCIDCNTLGSILVGDHEDRIHMLDKNGKFLQYIMTPEHGLNDIIGLSSDQEEKRIWVSCFDKVIIATLV, encoded by the coding sequence ATGGCGGAAGCAGCACCAGTAAATAGCGACGGTACTGCTTCTACTTCTACTGTTACTAATGCCCAATGTGATCTCTGTTTTTCGGAATTTCTCGTAAATTGGGCTTGTCATGACTGTGCTCAGAAACTGTGTGACAGTTGTCAGACTCTGCATTCCAGAAGCAATGCAAGTAAACAGCACGGGATCTGGCTTCTCCGTGAAGACAAAGATGACGAAATGGAGTCCGGAAGTGACGCCATCGACATTGATGATATCGAGTTGCACATTTGTCGAATTCACGAGGAGCAGGTCTGTGAGCTGTATTGTAATCTGTGTGATATGTTCGTGTGTCACATCTGTGTTCGCTCTATCCATAAGACGCACAACATTACGGACATTGGCGAGTCTGCTGAACAAAAATTCAACCGACTGAGTAAAAGGTTCGAACACCTTGAGCGGTACGAACTCGAAAAGGCGCGAAAAATGATAGAAAACTTAGAACAAAATAAAGTAGAGTATGTATCTAGTGTAGCTTTGAAAAAAGAATTGATCAAAGAACGAAAtgacaaaatgaaatttgaattgGATAATCTTACAGACAAGATGCTTAAAGAACTCGAGACGAAAGAGGAGGTTGACTTGCAATTTATTAATAGAAAACAATTCAAATTGCAGAATTTGTCAACAAAGGTTTCCGAAGCCATTCACTTCTGTAGAAATAACTTGTCCAATAAGGGAGGAATAAGTTTATTAGATGCTTGTGCGGAGGCAGAACGTAAAATTGAAAAGCTAAGATTACCCTCTGCTGAAAATGGACCAGAGAGGATTAACCCGCCAGAATTTGTACCCGGAAAACAAGATGAGGAAATCGAAACCGTCTTTGGAATTTTAGAATATGAGCCAACTCCAGTATTAACAAGACGCCGAACGACAGTAGCTTTTCCTCTCAACATTAAAGCTCAAGTGATCGCAAGCTTCGCCCAGAAGGCGCGAAACGGTATATACAGTATATGCACAACTGGAAACGGAAATGCTATGATAGGAACGGAAGAGAGGATTGTGCAAGTCGTGACGATCACGGGAAAAGTCCTTGCTAGCATCAAAGTAGATATTACGCCATACAATATCGCTTGTTCTAAACTCGGCAAGGATCTTTATATGAGCACATGGAATATGGAGATCAAAAAGCTTAAAAACGGGTCTTTTACACGTTTCATCGATACTAGTCCTTTCCACGCCCAAGGACTGTGTGTGAATGAGGACGGAGAAATTCTGGCTTGTCTCTACCACAAGGAAGATCAGTTCGGCAAAATAGTGCGATACGACAGTGCGGGAAAGTCGCTTCAACAGATCTGTAGCGACGAGCGACGTCGGCTGATGTTTCAGAACCCTGTCAAAGTCGCTGCAAGCGTGACTCGCGATATCGTTGTCGTGGACATGGCTAAAAAGTGTGTGATCGCTGTCGGGGCGGACGGACAACGAAAGTTTACGTACAAAGGTGTGAATGCAGTGAAGTTCGAACCCAAATGCATCGACTGTAACACTCTGGGAAGCATCCTCGTCGGAGACCACGAGGATCGGATACACATGCTGGACAAGAACGGAAAGTTCCTGCAATATATTATGACGCCAGAACATGGACTGAATGACATCATCGGTCTTTCCAGTGACCAGGAGGAGAAAAGGATCTGGGTATCGTGCTTTGACAAAGTCATTATTGCGACCTTAGTTTGA